A region of Streptomyces sp. TG1A-60 DNA encodes the following proteins:
- a CDS encoding GNAT family protein, with product MTLSAKPVLTGDKTVLRPFTEDDVPVMARILADPEVVRLTGSPTEAFGLDRLRSWYGSRNDQTDRLDLAVVNQATGELVGETVLNEWDEANRSCCFRILIGPGGRDRGLGTEAVRLTVGHAFEQLGLHRVSLSVFTHNPRARRAYEKAGFVAEGVERQTLWQDGQWIDAVRMSVLAPEWAAHRGWPDGDRVSSTAR from the coding sequence GTGACCCTTTCCGCGAAACCCGTGCTCACCGGTGACAAGACCGTGCTGCGGCCGTTCACCGAGGACGACGTGCCCGTGATGGCACGGATTCTGGCCGACCCGGAGGTCGTACGGCTCACCGGCAGCCCGACGGAAGCGTTCGGACTGGACCGGCTGCGTTCCTGGTACGGCAGCCGCAACGACCAGACCGACCGCCTCGACCTCGCAGTCGTGAACCAAGCAACCGGTGAGCTGGTGGGCGAGACCGTGCTCAACGAGTGGGACGAGGCCAATCGCAGCTGCTGCTTCCGGATCCTGATCGGTCCCGGTGGGCGGGATCGCGGGCTGGGCACGGAGGCCGTGCGGCTGACGGTCGGTCACGCCTTCGAGCAGCTCGGCCTGCACCGTGTCTCGCTCTCCGTCTTCACCCACAACCCCCGCGCCCGGCGCGCCTACGAGAAGGCCGGGTTCGTGGCCGAGGGGGTCGAGAGGCAGACCCTGTGGCAGGACGGGCAGTGGATCGATGCCGTACGGATGTCGGTCCTCGCCCCGGAGTGGGCGGCCCATCGGGGGTGGCCCGACGGCGACCGGGTCAGCTCCACGGCTCGATGA
- a CDS encoding ATP-dependent RecD-like DNA helicase, producing the protein MPNQTGTGERNLAVLEGVLERITYANEDNGYTVARVDTGRGGGDLLTVVGALLGAQVGESLRMEGRWGSHPQYGKQFTVENYTTVLPATVQGIRRYLGSGLVKGIGPIFADRITQHFGLDTLQIIEEEPKRLIEVPGLGPKRTKKIADAWEEQKAIKEVMLFLQTVEVSTSIAVRIYKKYGDASISVVKNQPYRLASDVWGIGFLTADKIAQSVGIPHDSPERVKAGLQYALSQATDQGNCYLPEERLIADAVKLLQVDTGLVIECLAELSEPDEDGESGVVREKVPGEHGEPVTAIYLVPFHRAELSLSAQLLRLLRTGEDRMPGFHDVAWDKALAWLRGRTGAELAPEQEEAVRLALTEKVAVLTGGPGCGKSFTVRSIVELARAKKAKVVLAAPTGRAAKRLSELTGADASTVHRLLELRPGGDAAYDKDRPLDADLVVVDEASMLDLLLANKLVKAVPPGAHILFVGDVDQLPSVGAGEVLRDLLADGSPIPAVRLTKVFRQAQQSGVVTNAHRINSGHHPVTDGMKDFFLFVEDDTEEAGRLTVDVAARRIPARFGLDPRRDVQVLAPMHRGPAGAGNLNGLLQQAITPARPDLPERRFGGRVFRVGDKVTQIRNNYEKGENGVFNGTVGVVTALDPVDQRLTVLTDEDEEVAYEFDELDELAHAYAVTIHRSQGSEYPAVVVPVTTGAWMMLQRNLLYTAVTRAKKLVVLVGSRKAIGQAVRTVSAGRRCTALDFRLAPRAAVRTSREDASPRE; encoded by the coding sequence CAATCAGACGGGGACCGGCGAGCGCAACCTGGCCGTCCTGGAAGGCGTCCTGGAACGCATCACGTACGCCAACGAGGACAACGGCTACACGGTCGCGCGCGTGGACACCGGCCGGGGTGGCGGCGACCTCCTCACCGTCGTCGGCGCTCTGCTCGGCGCCCAGGTCGGCGAGTCCCTGCGCATGGAGGGCCGCTGGGGATCGCACCCGCAGTACGGCAAGCAGTTCACCGTCGAGAACTACACGACGGTCCTCCCGGCCACCGTCCAGGGCATCCGCCGCTACCTGGGATCGGGCCTGGTCAAGGGCATCGGCCCCATCTTCGCCGACCGCATCACCCAGCACTTCGGCCTGGACACCCTGCAGATCATCGAGGAGGAGCCCAAGCGGCTCATCGAGGTCCCCGGCCTCGGCCCCAAGCGCACCAAGAAGATCGCCGACGCCTGGGAGGAACAGAAGGCGATCAAGGAGGTCATGCTCTTCCTCCAGACCGTCGAGGTGTCCACGTCGATCGCGGTCCGCATCTACAAGAAGTACGGCGACGCCTCGATCTCGGTGGTCAAGAACCAGCCGTACCGCCTCGCGTCCGACGTCTGGGGCATCGGCTTCCTCACCGCCGACAAGATCGCCCAGTCCGTCGGCATCCCCCACGACAGCCCGGAACGCGTCAAGGCGGGCCTGCAGTACGCCCTTTCGCAGGCCACCGACCAGGGCAACTGCTACCTCCCGGAGGAGCGGCTGATCGCCGACGCGGTCAAACTCCTCCAGGTCGACACGGGCCTGGTCATCGAGTGCCTGGCGGAACTGTCCGAGCCGGACGAGGACGGCGAGTCCGGCGTCGTACGGGAGAAGGTGCCCGGTGAGCACGGCGAGCCGGTCACCGCGATCTACCTGGTCCCCTTCCACCGCGCCGAACTCTCCCTCTCCGCCCAGCTGTTGCGCCTCCTGCGCACGGGCGAGGACCGCATGCCCGGCTTCCACGACGTGGCCTGGGACAAGGCGCTGGCCTGGCTGAGGGGGCGTACGGGCGCGGAGCTGGCCCCGGAGCAGGAGGAGGCGGTCCGGCTGGCGCTCACCGAGAAGGTGGCCGTCCTGACCGGCGGTCCGGGCTGCGGCAAGTCCTTCACGGTCCGCTCGATCGTCGAACTGGCCCGAGCCAAGAAGGCGAAGGTCGTGCTGGCCGCCCCCACCGGCCGCGCCGCCAAGCGACTCTCCGAGCTGACCGGCGCCGACGCCTCCACCGTCCACCGCCTGCTGGAGCTGAGGCCCGGCGGCGACGCGGCCTACGACAAGGACCGCCCCCTGGACGCCGACCTGGTGGTCGTCGACGAGGCCTCCATGCTGGACCTCCTGCTGGCCAACAAGCTGGTGAAGGCGGTGCCGCCGGGGGCGCACATCCTCTTCGTCGGAGACGTCGACCAGCTCCCCAGCGTCGGCGCGGGCGAGGTCCTGAGGGACCTGCTGGCCGACGGCAGCCCGATCCCGGCGGTCCGCCTCACCAAGGTCTTCCGCCAGGCCCAGCAGTCCGGCGTGGTGACCAACGCGCACCGGATCAACTCCGGGCACCACCCGGTCACCGACGGCATGAAGGACTTCTTCCTCTTCGTCGAGGACGACACGGAGGAGGCCGGACGGCTCACCGTGGATGTGGCGGCCCGTCGCATTCCGGCCAGGTTCGGGCTCGACCCGCGCCGGGACGTACAGGTACTGGCGCCCATGCACCGGGGCCCGGCCGGCGCGGGCAACCTCAACGGGCTGCTCCAGCAGGCCATCACCCCCGCCCGCCCCGACCTGCCCGAGAGGCGCTTCGGCGGCCGGGTCTTCCGCGTCGGCGACAAGGTCACCCAGATCCGCAACAATTACGAGAAGGGCGAGAACGGCGTCTTCAACGGCACCGTCGGCGTGGTCACCGCGCTCGACCCGGTCGACCAGCGGTTGACGGTCCTGACGGACGAGGACGAGGAGGTGGCGTACGAGTTCGACGAACTGGACGAGCTGGCGCACGCCTACGCGGTGACGATCCACCGGTCCCAGGGCAGCGAGTACCCGGCCGTGGTGGTCCCGGTCACGACGGGCGCGTGGATGATGCTCCAGCGCAACCTCCTCTACACGGCGGTGACCAGGGCGAAGAAGCTGGTCGTCCTCGTCGGCTCCCGCAAGGCGATAGGGCAGGCGGTGCGGACGGTCTCGGCGGGCCGGCGGTGCACGGCTCTCGACTTCCGGCTCGCGCCGCGGGCGGCGGTGAGGACCTCTCGTGAAGACGCGTCGCCCCGTGAGTGA
- a CDS encoding zinc-dependent alcohol dehydrogenase family protein — MRAVTFEEFGKPAGVKNVADPTPTPHGVVVRVEATGLCRSDWHAWQGHDPDITLPHVPGHELAGVVEATGAAVTAWHPGDRVTVPFVCACGNCPACAAGDQQVCERQTQPGFTHWGSFAQYVALDHADVNLVALPEEMSYGTAASLGCRFATAFRAVVTQGRVASGEWAAVHGCGGVGLSAVMIAAASGARVIAVDVSPQALDLAREFGAAHCVDASAVTDTAAAVHDLTAGGAHLSLDALGSPVTCAASVDSLRRRGRHIQVGLLPSETGTTPVPMARAIALELELLGSHGMAAHAYPPMLELVRAGVLRPDLLVTSTISLDAAPEALAAMGTAPGSGVTVIEPWS, encoded by the coding sequence ATGCGCGCGGTGACGTTCGAGGAGTTCGGAAAGCCGGCCGGAGTGAAGAACGTCGCGGACCCCACTCCCACACCCCACGGCGTCGTCGTCCGCGTCGAGGCGACCGGCCTCTGCCGCAGCGACTGGCACGCCTGGCAGGGCCACGACCCCGACATCACCCTCCCCCACGTCCCCGGTCACGAACTCGCCGGAGTCGTCGAGGCGACCGGCGCGGCGGTGACCGCCTGGCACCCCGGCGACCGGGTCACCGTCCCCTTCGTGTGCGCCTGCGGCAACTGCCCCGCCTGCGCGGCCGGCGACCAGCAGGTGTGCGAGCGCCAGACCCAGCCGGGGTTCACCCACTGGGGTTCGTTCGCCCAGTACGTGGCCCTGGACCACGCCGACGTGAACCTGGTGGCACTGCCGGAGGAGATGTCGTACGGCACGGCGGCCTCACTGGGCTGCCGCTTCGCCACGGCGTTCCGCGCGGTGGTGACGCAGGGCCGCGTCGCGTCGGGGGAGTGGGCCGCCGTCCACGGCTGCGGCGGCGTGGGCCTCTCCGCGGTGATGATCGCGGCGGCCTCCGGCGCCAGGGTGATCGCCGTGGACGTATCGCCCCAGGCCCTGGACCTGGCCCGGGAGTTCGGCGCGGCGCACTGCGTGGACGCGTCAGCCGTCACGGACACGGCCGCGGCGGTACACGACCTCACCGCCGGCGGCGCCCACCTCTCCCTCGACGCCCTCGGCTCCCCGGTCACCTGCGCGGCCTCCGTCGACAGCCTCCGCCGCCGGGGCCGCCACATCCAGGTGGGCCTGCTCCCGTCCGAGACGGGCACCACCCCCGTCCCCATGGCCCGGGCGATCGCCCTCGAACTCGAACTCCTGGGCAGCCACGGCATGGCGGCCCATGCCTACCCGCCCATGCTGGAGCTGGTCCGGGCGGGCGTCCTCCGCCCGGACCTCCTGGTCACGTCGACGATCTCCCTGGACGCGGCCCCCGAGGCGCTGGCCGCGATGGGCACGGCGCCGGGCAGCGGCGTGACGGTCATCGAGCCGTGGAGCTGA
- a CDS encoding TetR/AcrR family transcriptional regulator has product MPTHQEKDQPLAKEQPRRRQARGERRIAQLLEAAASVFCETGYTAASTNAIAREAGVSPGTLYQFFPNKEAIAIELGERLMREMRETYGEALAPVDPATPLEEAVAAAVDRFIDFNCRHPVFFTLMHGPDVPGRIAEEHDALLTTLVARVEALLAPSLPDAPAADVARTAHVCLAVYKAGLELVLGREGAEREAYVQELKHVLLRYLEPLVGDRPPAGPSSLTGTPTP; this is encoded by the coding sequence GTGCCCACCCACCAGGAGAAGGACCAGCCCCTGGCGAAGGAGCAGCCGCGTCGCCGCCAGGCCCGCGGCGAGCGCCGCATCGCCCAACTCCTCGAAGCCGCGGCGTCCGTGTTCTGCGAGACCGGGTACACCGCCGCCAGCACCAACGCAATCGCCCGCGAGGCAGGGGTCTCCCCGGGCACGCTCTACCAGTTCTTCCCGAACAAGGAAGCGATCGCGATCGAGCTGGGCGAGCGGCTGATGCGCGAGATGCGCGAGACGTACGGGGAGGCGCTCGCCCCGGTCGATCCGGCGACCCCGCTGGAGGAGGCCGTCGCCGCCGCCGTCGACCGCTTCATCGACTTCAACTGCCGGCACCCGGTGTTCTTCACGCTGATGCACGGCCCGGACGTTCCCGGCCGCATCGCCGAGGAGCACGACGCCCTGCTCACGACCCTGGTCGCGCGGGTGGAGGCCCTGCTCGCCCCCTCCCTGCCCGACGCTCCGGCCGCCGACGTCGCACGCACCGCACACGTCTGCCTGGCCGTGTACAAGGCCGGCCTGGAGCTGGTGCTCGGCCGCGAGGGCGCCGAGCGCGAGGCGTACGTCCAGGAACTGAAGCACGTCCTGCTCCGCTACCTGGAGCCACTGGTGGGCGACCGGCCACCCGCCGGCCCGTCGAGCCTCACAGGCACCCCGACCCCCTGA
- a CDS encoding MerR family transcriptional regulator, with translation MTDRGLWSYQDIAAHIRVRPETVRSYRKHGLLPPPDHVEGGKPYWYADTVRAWVASRPGNRGRTVE, from the coding sequence ATGACCGACCGAGGCCTCTGGTCGTACCAGGACATCGCGGCGCACATCCGTGTGCGGCCCGAAACCGTCCGCTCCTACCGCAAACACGGGCTGCTGCCGCCGCCCGACCATGTGGAGGGCGGCAAGCCCTACTGGTACGCCGACACCGTCCGCGCCTGGGTCGCCTCCAGACCGGGCAACCGGGGGCGCACGGTGGAGTGA
- a CDS encoding citrate synthase: MSDNSVVLRYGDGEYTYPVIDSTVGDKGFDIGKLRSQTGLVTLDSGYGNTAAYKSAVTYLDGEQGILRYRGYPIEQLAERSTFLEVAYLLINGELPTVDELSTFRNEITQHTLLHEDVKNFYRGFPRDAHPMAMLSSVVSALSTFYQDSHNPFDERQRNLSTIRLLAKLPTIAAYAYKKSIGHPFVYPRNDLGYVENFLRMTFSVPAQEYDLDPVVVSALDKLLILHADHEQNCSTSTVRLVGSSQANMFASISAGISALWGPLHGGANQSVLEMLEGIRDAGGDVDSFIRKVKNKEEGVRLMGFGHRVYKNFDPRAKIIKAAAHDVLSALGKSDELLDIALKLEEHALSDDYFVSRSLYPNVDFYTGLIYRAMGFPTEMFTVLFALGRLPGWIAQWHEMIKEPGSRIGRPRQIYTGVVERDFVPVESR; encoded by the coding sequence GTGAGCGACAACTCTGTAGTACTGCGGTACGGCGACGGCGAGTACACCTACCCGGTGATCGACAGCACCGTCGGCGACAAGGGCTTCGACATCGGCAAGCTCCGGTCCCAGACCGGTCTGGTCACCCTGGACAGCGGTTACGGCAACACCGCCGCCTATAAATCCGCCGTCACCTATCTCGACGGGGAGCAGGGCATCCTGCGCTACCGCGGCTACCCGATCGAGCAGCTGGCCGAGCGCTCCACCTTCCTTGAGGTGGCGTACCTGCTCATCAACGGCGAGCTTCCGACCGTCGACGAGCTCTCCACCTTCAGGAACGAGATCACACAGCACACCCTGCTGCACGAGGACGTCAAGAACTTCTACCGGGGCTTCCCCCGTGACGCCCACCCGATGGCGATGCTGTCCTCCGTGGTCAGCGCCCTGTCGACGTTCTACCAGGACAGCCACAACCCGTTCGACGAGCGGCAGCGCAACCTCTCCACGATCCGCCTGCTCGCCAAGCTGCCGACCATCGCGGCGTACGCGTACAAGAAGTCGATCGGTCACCCGTTCGTCTACCCGCGCAACGACCTCGGCTACGTCGAGAACTTCCTGCGCATGACCTTCTCGGTCCCGGCCCAGGAGTACGACCTCGACCCGGTCGTCGTCTCCGCGCTCGACAAGCTGCTGATCCTGCACGCGGACCACGAGCAGAACTGTTCGACCTCCACGGTCCGCCTGGTCGGCTCCTCGCAGGCGAACATGTTCGCCTCGATCTCCGCCGGTATCTCCGCGCTCTGGGGCCCGCTGCACGGCGGCGCCAACCAGTCCGTGCTGGAGATGCTGGAGGGCATCCGCGACGCCGGCGGCGACGTCGACTCCTTCATCCGCAAGGTGAAGAACAAGGAGGAGGGCGTCCGTCTGATGGGCTTCGGCCACCGGGTCTACAAGAACTTCGACCCGCGCGCCAAGATCATCAAGGCCGCCGCGCACGACGTCCTGTCGGCCCTCGGCAAGTCCGACGAGCTGCTGGACATCGCGCTGAAGCTGGAGGAGCACGCGCTCTCCGACGACTACTTCGTCTCGCGCAGCCTCTACCCGAACGTGGACTTCTACACGGGTCTGATCTACCGCGCCATGGGCTTCCCGACCGAGATGTTCACGGTCCTCTTCGCCCTCGGCCGCCTGCCGGGCTGGATCGCCCAGTGGCACGAGATGATCAAGGAGCCGGGTTCCCGGATCGGCCGGCCGCGCCAGATCTACACCGGTGTGGTCGAGCGCGACTTCGTCCCGGTCGAGTCCCGCTGA
- the iolC gene encoding 5-dehydro-2-deoxygluconokinase: protein MAYDLITMGRIGVDLYPLQTGVPLPQVTSFGKFLGGSATNVAVAASRLGRSAAVVTRTGEDPFGDYLHQALRDFGVDDRWVTPVPGLPTPVTFCEVFPPDDFPLYFYRRPKAPDLEIGADELDLDAIGEARIFWVTGTGLSEEPSRTATLAALAHRARSGTTVFDLDWRPMFWADPATARPFYEEALRHTTVAVGNLDEVEVATGVREPQAAARALLDAGVELAVVKQGPKGVLAVSSRGGSAEVPPLPVEVLNGLGAGDAFGGSLCHGLLEGWDLEKVMRYANAAGAIVASRLECSSAMPTVEEIEAAVAAGAVR, encoded by the coding sequence ATGGCGTACGACCTGATCACCATGGGGCGGATCGGTGTGGACCTCTACCCGTTGCAGACGGGGGTCCCGCTGCCGCAGGTGACCTCCTTCGGGAAGTTCCTCGGCGGATCGGCGACGAACGTCGCGGTGGCCGCGTCCCGTCTCGGCCGCTCCGCCGCCGTCGTCACCCGCACGGGAGAGGATCCCTTCGGCGACTATCTCCACCAGGCGCTGCGCGACTTCGGGGTCGACGACCGCTGGGTCACCCCGGTGCCGGGCCTGCCGACGCCGGTCACGTTCTGCGAGGTCTTCCCGCCGGACGACTTCCCGCTGTACTTCTACCGTCGGCCCAAGGCCCCGGACCTGGAGATCGGCGCCGACGAGCTGGACCTCGACGCGATCGGCGAGGCCCGGATCTTCTGGGTGACCGGCACCGGCCTGAGCGAGGAGCCCAGCCGTACGGCGACGCTCGCGGCGCTCGCCCACCGGGCCAGGTCCGGTACGACGGTCTTCGACCTCGACTGGCGCCCCATGTTCTGGGCCGACCCGGCCACGGCCCGCCCGTTCTACGAGGAGGCCCTGCGGCACACGACCGTCGCGGTCGGCAACCTGGACGAGGTCGAGGTCGCGACCGGCGTGCGCGAGCCGCAGGCCGCCGCCCGCGCGCTCCTCGACGCCGGGGTCGAACTCGCGGTCGTCAAGCAGGGTCCGAAGGGTGTCCTCGCGGTCAGCAGCAGGGGCGGGTCCGCCGAGGTCCCGCCCCTCCCCGTCGAGGTACTCAACGGCCTCGGCGCCGGTGACGCCTTCGGCGGCTCCCTCTGCCACGGCCTGCTCGAAGGCTGGGACCTGGAGAAGGTCATGCGGTACGCCAACGCCGCCGGCGCGATCGTCGCCTCCCGCCTGGAGTGCTCCTCCGCGATGCCCACCGTGGAAGAGATCGAGGCGGCCGTAGCGGCCGGAGCGGTCCGGTGA
- a CDS encoding deoxyribose-phosphate aldolase, with translation MTTRPGGPTTATAREPGRPAGAARGPLPPVDVSALVRTRARHPEAVAEAAARRVRRPLIGDSGRLMIVAADHPARGALSVGDRGLAMANRVDLLERLCLALSRPGVDGVLATADILDDLLLLGALDGKVVMGSMNRGGLSGASFELDDRFTGHRPQDIERLGFDAGKLLLRVDYDDPGSLTTLESTARAVDAMAERRLPVFVEPFISRRDPATGKVRNDLGAEAVTRSIAIAAGLGGSSAYTWLKVPVTENPDDMARVMETSTLPAVLLGGDVGQDQEGAYDKWRNALRLPTVQGLVVGRSLLYPADDDVTAAVDTAVGLL, from the coding sequence GTGACCACCAGGCCCGGCGGCCCCACCACCGCCACCGCCAGGGAGCCCGGCCGCCCCGCCGGCGCCGCCCGCGGACCCCTCCCTCCCGTCGACGTCTCCGCCCTCGTCCGTACCCGGGCCCGCCACCCCGAGGCCGTCGCCGAGGCCGCCGCTCGCCGTGTCCGACGTCCCCTGATCGGCGACAGCGGCCGGCTGATGATCGTCGCCGCGGACCACCCGGCCCGCGGCGCCCTCTCCGTCGGTGACCGCGGGCTCGCCATGGCGAACCGCGTCGACCTCCTCGAACGACTGTGCCTGGCGCTGTCCCGCCCCGGCGTGGACGGCGTCCTCGCCACCGCCGACATCCTCGACGACCTGCTCCTCCTCGGCGCGCTCGACGGCAAGGTCGTCATGGGCTCGATGAACCGGGGCGGCCTATCCGGTGCCAGCTTCGAGCTGGACGACCGCTTCACCGGCCACCGCCCCCAGGACATCGAGCGCCTCGGCTTCGACGCCGGCAAGCTCCTCCTGCGCGTCGACTACGACGACCCGGGGTCCCTCACCACCCTGGAGTCCACCGCCCGTGCCGTGGACGCCATGGCCGAGCGGCGGCTCCCGGTCTTCGTCGAGCCGTTCATCAGCCGCCGGGACCCCGCGACCGGCAAGGTCCGCAACGACCTGGGCGCCGAGGCCGTCACCAGGTCGATCGCCATAGCGGCGGGCCTCGGCGGCAGTTCGGCGTACACCTGGCTGAAGGTGCCCGTCACCGAGAACCCCGATGACATGGCCCGCGTGATGGAGACCTCGACGCTGCCCGCCGTACTGCTCGGCGGCGATGTCGGCCAGGACCAGGAGGGCGCGTACGACAAGTGGCGGAACGCGCTGCGACTTCCCACCGTGCAGGGTCTGGTGGTGGGCCGCTCGTTGCTCTACCCGGCGGACGACGACGTGACCGCCGCCGTGGACACCGCCGTAGGACTGTTGTGA
- the iolB gene encoding 5-deoxy-glucuronate isomerase, producing MTQKTELYVPKGATSNDRYAVDIDPERAGWTHSSLRIVELGPDGTHLFTTGDSEWIVLSLNGGCTVRVSGESGRSGGEEDAEFQILGRENVFAGVSDFVYAPRDARVQIASGAGGRFALAGAKCERRLPARYGPAPEVPVEERGSGTCARQVRNFASADAFACDKLITVEVITPGGNWSSYPPHKHDEDRPGEETELEEIYYFEIDGPNGFGYQRVFPSREGGSEVLAEVRSGDAVLVPDGWHGPSIAQPGHSMYYLNVMAGPGSERQWRICFHPDHTEGYR from the coding sequence ATGACACAGAAGACCGAGCTGTACGTACCCAAGGGCGCCACCTCGAACGACAGGTACGCCGTCGACATCGACCCGGAGCGGGCCGGCTGGACCCACAGCAGCCTGCGGATCGTGGAGCTGGGGCCCGACGGTACGCACCTGTTCACGACCGGGGACAGCGAGTGGATCGTGCTGTCCCTCAACGGCGGTTGCACGGTGCGGGTATCGGGCGAATCCGGCCGATCGGGCGGCGAAGAGGACGCCGAGTTCCAGATCCTGGGCAGGGAGAACGTGTTCGCCGGAGTCTCCGACTTCGTGTACGCGCCCCGCGACGCCCGGGTACAGATCGCCTCCGGCGCGGGGGGCCGCTTCGCTTTGGCAGGAGCGAAGTGCGAGCGACGACTCCCCGCTCGCTACGGCCCCGCGCCGGAGGTCCCCGTGGAAGAACGAGGCAGCGGCACCTGCGCCCGCCAGGTGCGCAACTTCGCCTCCGCCGACGCCTTCGCGTGCGACAAGCTGATCACCGTCGAGGTCATCACCCCCGGTGGCAACTGGTCCTCGTACCCGCCGCACAAGCACGACGAGGACCGGCCGGGGGAGGAGACCGAGCTGGAGGAGATCTACTACTTCGAGATCGACGGCCCGAACGGCTTCGGCTACCAGCGCGTGTTCCCCTCCCGCGAGGGCGGATCCGAGGTGCTGGCCGAGGTCCGCTCCGGTGACGCCGTACTCGTCCCCGACGGCTGGCACGGGCCGTCCATCGCGCAGCCCGGCCACAGCATGTACTACCTCAATGTGATGGCCGGGCCGGGCTCCGAGCGGCAGTGGCGGATCTGCTTCCACCCCGACCACACGGAGGGATACCGATGA